In Flavobacterium gelatinilyticum, a genomic segment contains:
- a CDS encoding M20 family metallo-hydrolase: MKNIDTLTQEAISLLKSLIETPSFSSEEDQTALLIENWFNQNKIPFKRENNNVWAFNKYFDENKPTLLLNSHHDTVRPNQAYTNDPFKAIEKDGKLFGLGSNDAGGCLVSLLATFVHFYENQNLSHNIVIVASAEEESSGKNGLNSVLKHLPELDCAIVGEPTLMQLAVAEKGLLVLDVKVKGTASHAAHQNDDNSLYKSIPVMEWFKNYKFDKISDVLGPVKMTVTQINAGKQHNVVPSECDLVVDIRVTDCYTNSEILEVVKANVNAEVKPRSMHLNASSIPVEHGLVQAGIALGRTTYGSPTLSDQSVLSCQSLKLGPGETLRSHSADEFIFVNEIVEGVDLYIKILTDFFKL, from the coding sequence ATGAAAAATATAGATACGCTTACCCAGGAAGCAATTAGTTTGTTAAAAAGCCTTATTGAAACACCTTCATTTTCAAGCGAAGAAGATCAAACAGCTCTTTTAATAGAAAATTGGTTCAATCAGAATAAAATTCCTTTCAAGAGAGAAAACAACAATGTGTGGGCTTTCAACAAATACTTCGACGAAAACAAACCAACATTATTATTAAACTCACATCACGATACCGTAAGACCGAATCAGGCTTACACCAACGATCCTTTCAAAGCGATCGAAAAAGATGGCAAATTATTCGGTTTAGGAAGTAACGATGCCGGAGGATGTCTGGTTTCGTTATTAGCAACATTCGTTCATTTTTACGAAAACCAAAACTTATCGCATAATATTGTTATCGTTGCTTCAGCAGAAGAAGAAAGCAGCGGAAAAAACGGTTTAAACAGCGTTTTAAAACATTTACCGGAATTGGATTGTGCGATTGTGGGGGAACCAACTCTAATGCAATTGGCTGTTGCCGAAAAAGGACTTTTAGTTTTAGATGTAAAAGTAAAAGGAACAGCTAGCCACGCCGCGCACCAAAACGATGATAATTCATTATACAAATCAATTCCGGTAATGGAATGGTTTAAAAACTATAAATTCGATAAAATCTCAGACGTTTTAGGTCCTGTAAAAATGACTGTAACGCAGATTAACGCCGGAAAACAACATAATGTGGTTCCGTCAGAATGTGATTTGGTTGTCGATATCCGCGTAACAGACTGCTATACAAACTCTGAAATTCTAGAAGTTGTAAAAGCAAATGTAAATGCCGAAGTTAAACCTAGATCAATGCATTTAAATGCTTCGTCTATTCCGGTTGAACACGGCTTAGTTCAAGCAGGAATTGCTTTAGGAAGAACGACTTACGGGTCGCCAACACTTTCAGATCAATCCGTTTTAAGCTGTCAGTCTTTAAAATTAGGACCAGGAGAAACATTACGTTCACATTCAGCAGACGAATTTATTTTTGTAAACGAAATTGTAGAAGGAGTCGATTTGTATATTAAAATATTAACGGACTTTTTTAAGTTATAA
- the argB gene encoding acetylglutamate kinase: MKKVSVIKIGGNIIDNPAELEQFLTDFSKIEGYKVLVHGGGKSATKMAQSIGLVPQMIDGRRITDAPMLDVVVMIYAGQINKHIVAQLQAKDNNAVGFSGADGNLIQSVKRNHPTIDYGFVGDVKQVNTKLLATLLEAGILPVFCAITHDKNGQLLNTNADTIASELSIALSEVFDVTLTYCFEKQGVLMDSEDDSSVITEINEVLYNKLKEEKVIHSGMIPKLDNCFNSLSRGVQKIKIGHHKMLQNSDVLHTTITL, encoded by the coding sequence ATGAAAAAAGTTTCAGTAATAAAAATAGGTGGGAACATCATTGACAATCCGGCAGAATTAGAACAGTTTTTAACTGATTTTTCTAAAATTGAAGGATACAAAGTTTTAGTTCACGGCGGTGGAAAATCGGCTACAAAAATGGCGCAGAGTATTGGTTTGGTTCCGCAAATGATTGACGGACGCCGCATCACAGATGCTCCAATGCTGGATGTTGTGGTAATGATTTACGCAGGTCAGATCAACAAACATATTGTAGCGCAATTGCAGGCAAAAGATAATAATGCAGTTGGTTTTTCTGGAGCTGATGGGAATTTAATTCAATCAGTAAAAAGAAATCACCCAACTATTGATTACGGATTTGTAGGCGATGTAAAACAAGTCAATACCAAATTACTGGCAACTTTATTAGAAGCGGGAATTCTGCCCGTTTTCTGCGCAATCACACACGACAAAAACGGACAATTGTTAAACACAAATGCCGATACTATTGCAAGCGAATTGTCAATTGCGTTATCAGAAGTTTTTGATGTTACGCTGACTTACTGTTTTGAAAAGCAAGGTGTTTTGATGGATTCAGAAGATGATTCATCTGTAATTACAGAAATCAACGAAGTTTTATACAATAAACTGAAAGAAGAAAAAGTAATTCATTCCGGAATGATTCCAAAACTGGATAACTGTTTCAATAGTTTATCTCGAGGTGTGCAGAAAATCAAAATTGGGCATCACAAAATGCTTCAAAATTCAGATGTTTTGCATACAACGATTACGTTATAA
- the proB gene encoding glutamate 5-kinase — protein sequence MGKKRILLKIGSNTLTKETNHISRGKIEDLGVQIAALNDEYEFIIVSSGAIAAAKQFVKLDNQDKDVFVKQALASIGQPHLMRIYNENFKDLGLNTSQCLLSYSDFEKEQTKKNIVNTINVLVKNNYIPIINENDTVATDEIRFGDNDKLAALTAVLLNVDILIIATNTNGIYTKETFQNEVPETIKLVNDLKSLEKEIGDSKSSHGTGGMQSKIEAAGIAKAANIETWIVNGLNDNFILKALKDEIAFTKIV from the coding sequence ATGGGTAAAAAGAGAATTTTATTAAAAATAGGAAGTAATACTTTAACCAAAGAAACCAATCATATTTCGCGGGGAAAGATTGAAGATCTTGGAGTGCAGATTGCAGCTTTGAATGATGAATATGAATTTATTATTGTTAGTTCAGGAGCAATTGCGGCGGCGAAGCAATTTGTAAAGCTGGATAATCAGGATAAAGATGTTTTTGTAAAACAGGCTTTAGCATCCATAGGACAGCCTCATTTAATGCGGATTTACAATGAAAATTTCAAGGATTTAGGATTAAATACTTCGCAATGTTTACTTTCTTATTCTGATTTCGAAAAAGAGCAGACCAAAAAAAACATTGTAAATACGATTAATGTATTGGTTAAAAACAATTACATTCCGATTATCAATGAAAATGACACCGTAGCGACAGATGAGATTCGGTTTGGAGATAACGACAAATTAGCGGCTTTAACAGCAGTTCTTTTAAATGTTGATATTCTGATAATTGCAACCAATACAAACGGAATTTACACGAAAGAGACCTTTCAAAATGAAGTTCCGGAAACAATAAAACTGGTAAATGATTTAAAATCACTCGAAAAAGAAATTGGAGATTCAAAATCATCACACGGGACAGGAGGAATGCAGTCCAAAATTGAAGCCGCAGGAATTGCAAAAGCAGCAAATATAGAAACCTGGATCGTTAACGGATTGAATGATAATTTTATATTAAAGGCTTTAAAAGACGAGATTGCTTTTACTAAGATTGTGTAA
- the argH gene encoding argininosuccinate lyase, with protein sequence MKLWEKGIPTDKQIEQFTVGNDRELDLVLAKYDALGSIAHAKMLGQIGLLTEEETTSLVDALNEIIADIVVGNFEIEDSFEDVHSKIEYLLTEKLGDAGKKIHTARSRNDQVLVDVHLYLKDELKAIKEQVKTLFDLLMESAEKHQNVLLPGYTHLQIAMPSSFGMWFSAYAESLIDDITMLNAASKIVDQNPLGSAAGYGSSFPINRTFTTQELGFETLKYNAVAAQMSRGKAEKTVAFAMTSVAGTLSKFAMDVCLYMSQNFDFIGLPAHLTTGSSIMPHKKNPDVFELIRGKCNKIQALPYEITLITNNLPSGYHRDLQLLKEGLFPAIQNLKACLDIAIFSIKDITVKDHILEDKKYDYLFTVDTLNEMVVAGMPFRDAYKAVAEQLEAGTYKSPKETKHTHEGSINNLCLEEIRRKMLVVY encoded by the coding sequence ATGAAACTTTGGGAAAAAGGAATACCAACAGATAAACAAATCGAACAATTTACAGTTGGAAACGATCGTGAACTGGATTTGGTTTTAGCAAAATACGATGCTTTAGGTTCGATTGCGCATGCCAAAATGTTAGGACAAATTGGTTTGTTGACAGAGGAAGAAACCACTTCTTTAGTTGATGCTTTAAACGAAATTATCGCAGATATCGTAGTAGGTAATTTCGAAATCGAAGACAGTTTTGAAGACGTTCACTCTAAAATAGAATATTTGCTAACAGAGAAACTTGGCGATGCAGGAAAGAAAATCCATACGGCACGTTCTCGTAACGATCAGGTTTTAGTAGACGTTCATTTGTATTTAAAAGACGAATTAAAAGCTATAAAAGAACAGGTAAAAACACTTTTTGATTTGTTGATGGAATCAGCAGAAAAACATCAAAATGTATTATTACCAGGATATACGCATTTACAAATTGCAATGCCATCATCATTCGGAATGTGGTTTTCGGCATATGCTGAAAGTTTAATTGACGATATTACAATGCTGAACGCAGCTTCAAAAATTGTAGATCAGAACCCGTTAGGATCTGCTGCAGGTTACGGAAGTTCGTTTCCAATCAACAGAACTTTCACAACTCAGGAATTAGGCTTTGAAACATTGAAATACAATGCCGTAGCAGCGCAGATGAGCCGTGGAAAAGCAGAAAAAACTGTTGCTTTTGCCATGACAAGTGTTGCGGGAACTTTATCAAAATTTGCAATGGATGTTTGTTTGTATATGAGCCAAAACTTTGATTTTATTGGTCTTCCGGCGCATCTTACAACGGGTTCAAGCATTATGCCTCACAAAAAAAATCCAGACGTTTTTGAATTAATCAGAGGAAAATGCAATAAGATTCAGGCACTTCCTTACGAAATCACTTTAATTACCAATAATCTTCCAAGCGGTTATCACAGAGATTTACAGCTTTTAAAAGAAGGTTTGTTTCCGGCGATTCAAAACTTAAAAGCTTGTCTGGATATTGCTATTTTCTCAATAAAAGACATCACGGTTAAAGATCATATTTTAGAAGATAAAAAATACGATTACCTATTTACAGTAGATACTTTAAACGAAATGGTGGTAGCAGGAATGCCATTTCGAGATGCTTATAAAGCTGTAGCCGAACAACTGGAAGCAGGAACCTACAAATCTCCGAAAGAAACTAAACACACACACGAAGGAAGTATTAATAATTTATGTTTAGAAGAGATTAGACGTAAAATGTTAGTTGTGTATTAG
- the ytxJ gene encoding bacillithiol system redox-active protein YtxJ gives MSFFNSIFGSSENSEASKSKVNWTELTDVLQLMEIEAISNEKPVVIFKHSTRCSISRMALKQFEREYDLEGVVDAYFLDLIAHRDVSNEIASRFGVYHESPQLILIKNGKAVYNVSHSDIDAEALKTKV, from the coding sequence ATGAGTTTTTTTAATTCAATCTTCGGAAGTTCAGAGAACTCAGAAGCCTCAAAAAGTAAAGTTAACTGGACAGAATTGACCGACGTTCTTCAGTTAATGGAAATCGAAGCCATCTCTAATGAAAAACCTGTTGTGATCTTTAAGCACAGCACACGCTGCAGTATAAGCCGTATGGCGCTGAAACAATTTGAAAGAGAATATGATCTTGAAGGGGTTGTTGATGCTTATTTTTTAGATTTGATTGCACACCGTGATGTTTCGAATGAAATTGCCAGCCGATTTGGTGTATACCATGAATCGCCGCAATTGATTCTGATTAAAAACGGAAAAGCGGTTTACAATGTTTCGCACAGTGATATTGATGCCGAAGCATTGAAAACTAAAGTGTAA
- the clpB gene encoding ATP-dependent chaperone ClpB — MNINKFTIKSQEAIQLSQQLAQRNGQQQIENEHIFKAIFEVDENAAPFILKKLNVNVPLFLQILDSTIQSFPKVSGGEIMLSRDANKTLNEAEIIAQKMNDEYVSIEHLILAIFDSKSKVSQILKDQGVTGKGLKAAIEELRKGERVTSASAEETYNSLNKYAKNLNELARTGKLDPVIGRDEEIRRVLQILTRRTKNNPMLIGEPGVGKTAIAEGLAHRIVDGDVPENLKDKIVFSLDMGALIAGAKYKGEFEERLKSVVKEVTAAEGDIVLFIDEIHTLVGAGGGEGAMDAANILKPALARGELRAIGATTLDEYQKYFEKDKALERRFQKVLIDEPDTESAISILRGIKEKYETHHKVQIKDEAIIAAVELSQRYITNRFLPDKAIDLMDEAASKLRMEINSKPEELDVLDRKIMQLEIEIEAIKREKEENKLKILRLDLANLKEERNEIYAKWKSEKDIVDGIQAVKHEIEDFKYEAERAERDGDYGKVAEIRYGKIKEAQERQEILQKQLQEYQSGNSLIKEEVTREDIAEVVAKWTGIPVTKMLQTEREKLLHLEDELHKRVVGQEEAIEAVSDAVRRSRAGLQDMRKPVGTFLFLGTTGVGKTELAKALAEYLFDDENAMTRIDMSEYQERHSVSRLVGAPPGYVGYDEGGQLTEAVRRKPYSVILLDEIEKAHPDTFNILLQVLDEGRLTDNKGRLADFKNTIIIMTSNMGSQIIQEKFENLKGGVEAATEAAKNEVLGLLKQTVRPEFINRIDEIVMFTPLTVDNISRIVGLQLKGVTKMLAQQGITMDATPEAIAYLSDKGFDPQFGARPVKRVVQREVLNQLSKEILAGNITTDSIILLDAFDGKLVFRNQTQAVE, encoded by the coding sequence ATGAATATAAATAAATTTACTATTAAATCGCAGGAAGCCATTCAGTTGTCGCAGCAATTAGCACAGCGAAACGGCCAGCAGCAAATTGAAAATGAGCACATTTTTAAAGCTATTTTTGAGGTTGACGAAAATGCAGCGCCATTTATTTTGAAAAAATTAAACGTAAATGTGCCTTTGTTTTTACAAATTCTAGACAGTACAATTCAGAGCTTTCCAAAAGTTTCGGGAGGCGAAATCATGCTTTCAAGAGACGCTAATAAAACTTTGAACGAAGCTGAAATTATTGCACAAAAAATGAACGACGAATATGTTTCGATCGAGCATTTAATTTTAGCCATTTTCGACTCAAAAAGCAAAGTCTCCCAAATCTTAAAAGATCAGGGAGTAACCGGAAAAGGTCTGAAAGCGGCAATCGAAGAATTGCGTAAAGGCGAAAGAGTAACTTCGGCTTCGGCAGAAGAAACCTATAACTCGCTGAACAAATATGCTAAAAACCTAAACGAATTAGCCCGTACAGGAAAACTGGATCCGGTTATTGGCCGTGATGAAGAAATCCGTCGCGTACTGCAGATCCTGACCCGAAGAACCAAAAACAATCCAATGCTTATTGGTGAGCCCGGAGTAGGTAAAACGGCTATTGCAGAAGGTTTGGCGCACAGAATTGTTGACGGAGACGTTCCGGAAAACTTAAAAGATAAAATCGTTTTCTCGCTGGATATGGGAGCTCTGATTGCCGGAGCGAAATACAAAGGAGAATTTGAGGAACGTTTAAAATCAGTTGTAAAAGAAGTTACAGCAGCAGAAGGTGATATCGTTTTGTTTATTGACGAGATTCATACGCTTGTAGGAGCGGGTGGAGGAGAAGGCGCGATGGATGCAGCCAACATCTTAAAACCTGCTTTGGCGCGTGGCGAACTAAGAGCGATTGGTGCAACAACTTTAGATGAATATCAAAAATATTTTGAAAAAGACAAAGCCCTTGAAAGACGTTTCCAAAAAGTTCTAATCGATGAACCGGATACCGAAAGTGCAATTTCGATTTTGCGTGGAATCAAAGAAAAATACGAAACACACCATAAAGTTCAGATTAAAGATGAGGCAATTATTGCCGCAGTTGAACTTTCGCAAAGATATATTACCAATCGTTTCTTACCGGATAAGGCGATTGATTTAATGGACGAAGCGGCTTCTAAACTGCGTATGGAAATCAATTCAAAGCCGGAAGAATTGGATGTTTTGGATCGCAAAATCATGCAGTTAGAAATCGAGATCGAAGCTATCAAACGCGAAAAAGAAGAAAACAAACTGAAAATTTTACGTCTCGATCTGGCTAATCTTAAAGAGGAACGCAACGAAATCTACGCAAAATGGAAATCTGAAAAAGATATTGTTGACGGAATTCAAGCCGTAAAACATGAGATCGAGGACTTTAAATACGAAGCAGAACGTGCAGAGCGTGATGGTGATTACGGAAAAGTAGCCGAAATTCGTTACGGAAAAATAAAAGAAGCACAGGAACGCCAGGAAATTTTGCAAAAACAATTACAGGAATATCAATCTGGAAATTCTTTAATAAAAGAAGAAGTTACCAGAGAAGATATCGCAGAAGTGGTAGCAAAATGGACAGGTATTCCGGTTACTAAAATGCTTCAGACAGAAAGAGAAAAACTACTGCACCTTGAAGATGAACTGCACAAACGTGTAGTGGGGCAGGAGGAAGCAATAGAAGCGGTAAGTGATGCCGTTCGCAGAAGCCGCGCAGGTTTGCAGGATATGAGAAAACCAGTTGGAACTTTCTTATTCTTAGGAACAACCGGAGTGGGTAAAACCGAATTGGCAAAAGCTTTGGCCGAATATCTTTTTGATGACGAAAATGCGATGACGCGTATCGATATGAGTGAGTACCAGGAACGCCACAGCGTGAGCCGTTTAGTAGGTGCGCCTCCGGGATATGTAGGTTATGATGAAGGCGGACAATTAACAGAAGCCGTACGTAGAAAACCTTATTCTGTAATCTTGCTGGACGAGATCGAAAAAGCGCATCCGGATACGTTCAATATTTTATTGCAGGTTCTCGACGAAGGCCGTTTAACAGATAATAAAGGCCGTCTGGCCGATTTCAAGAACACGATTATCATCATGACGTCTAATATGGGAAGCCAGATTATTCAGGAGAAATTCGAAAATCTAAAAGGCGGTGTTGAAGCAGCAACTGAAGCAGCGAAAAACGAAGTTTTAGGATTATTGAAACAAACCGTTCGTCCTGAATTTATAAACCGTATCGACGAGATTGTAATGTTTACACCGCTTACAGTCGATAATATTTCCAGAATCGTGGGGCTGCAGTTAAAAGGTGTAACCAAAATGCTTGCACAGCAAGGTATTACAATGGATGCTACTCCGGAAGCAATTGCGTACTTGTCAGACAAAGGATTTGATCCTCAGTTTGGAGCAAGACCGGTAAAACGTGTCGTACAGAGAGAAGTTCTCAATCAGCTTTCAAAAGAAATTCTGGCCGGAAACATCACTACAGACAGCATTATTTTGTTAGATGCTTTTGATGGTAAACTGGTTTTTAGAAATCAGACACAAGCTGTAGAATAA
- a CDS encoding DUF2157 domain-containing protein encodes MTKFDEQLTQELFEKKLVTKNQLREIEEYRSLNIFSLNVELKLLLSLAVLMFTSGIGILIYDNIDSIGHIALLTVLLIVICGCFYYCFKNSQGFQKTETKFESPFLEYLVLAANILTCIFIGYLQFQHEAFGTHYGLATLVPTIVSFFCAYYFDNRSVLTIAVTGLAAYIGLSVTPQEIFNDTNNFYANQSLSYSALMLGVLLILWTVYSFKIKLKTHFTLVYLTFALHIISIACISNMVRDELIWLLFAVILAGSSYYFYKVSFQLKAISLYVFMIIYAYIGINIFLFRIFENADFDDFWELLIFILPIYFIGSIVMFIKLIKNFNKEIAK; translated from the coding sequence ATGACGAAATTTGACGAACAATTAACTCAGGAGCTTTTTGAGAAAAAACTGGTTACCAAAAATCAGTTAAGAGAAATTGAAGAGTATCGAAGCCTGAATATTTTTTCATTAAATGTAGAACTGAAACTGCTGCTTTCTCTGGCGGTATTAATGTTTACTTCGGGAATAGGAATCCTGATTTATGATAATATAGACAGCATTGGCCACATTGCATTGCTTACTGTTTTACTGATTGTTATTTGCGGCTGTTTTTATTATTGTTTTAAAAACTCACAGGGTTTTCAAAAAACAGAAACCAAATTTGAAAGTCCGTTTTTAGAATATCTCGTATTAGCTGCGAACATCTTAACCTGCATTTTTATTGGATACTTACAATTTCAGCATGAAGCATTTGGAACGCATTACGGTCTGGCAACTTTGGTTCCAACAATTGTGAGTTTCTTTTGTGCTTATTATTTTGATAACCGCAGCGTTCTGACTATTGCTGTAACAGGTCTTGCTGCTTACATAGGTCTTTCGGTAACGCCTCAGGAAATATTTAACGATACTAACAATTTTTATGCAAATCAAAGTTTGAGTTATTCGGCTTTAATGCTGGGTGTTTTACTTATTTTATGGACAGTTTACAGCTTCAAGATTAAACTTAAAACGCATTTTACATTAGTATATCTCACATTTGCCCTGCACATCATCAGTATTGCCTGCATAAGCAACATGGTTAGGGATGAATTAATCTGGCTTCTTTTTGCAGTAATTCTGGCTGGATCTTCTTATTATTTTTACAAAGTAAGTTTTCAGCTCAAAGCAATTTCGTTGTATGTTTTTATGATTATTTATGCCTATATCGGAATTAATATTTTCTTGTTCAGAATATTTGAAAATGCTGATTTTGATGATTTTTGGGAACTATTGATTTTCATTTTGCCAATTTATTTTATCGGCTCGATTGTAATGTTTATAAAACTGATTAAGAACTTCAATAAAGAAATTGCAAAATGA
- a CDS encoding N-acetylornithine carbamoyltransferase, whose amino-acid sequence MNYISIKEIDSLSKWVKSAIKIKKDPLKNKKLGEDKTLGMLFFNPSLRTRLSTQKAALNLGMNVMVMNFTNEGWTLEFEDGAVMNSGASEHIKEAAEVVSQYCDIIAIRAFAGLVDKEKDYQETVISGFLKYATVPIVNMESAVRHPLQSLADAITMEEFKPRHKNKQKVVLSWAPHPKALPQAVANSFVEMMQMQKDMDFVITHPEGYELSPEITKGCKIEYDQDKAFENADFVYVKNWSNFNDYGKVTNSDPNWTVTAEKMALTNNGKFMHCLPVRRNVIVTDEVLDGENSIVIEQANNRTYSAQLVLQKILKKI is encoded by the coding sequence ATGAACTATATCTCAATAAAAGAAATCGACTCATTATCAAAATGGGTAAAAAGCGCGATTAAAATCAAAAAAGATCCGCTTAAAAATAAAAAACTGGGGGAAGACAAAACCTTAGGAATGTTATTTTTCAACCCAAGTTTAAGAACGCGTTTGAGTACACAAAAAGCGGCCTTAAATTTAGGAATGAACGTTATGGTAATGAATTTTACCAACGAAGGATGGACATTAGAATTTGAAGACGGAGCTGTTATGAATTCTGGTGCTTCAGAACACATTAAAGAAGCAGCAGAAGTAGTTTCTCAATATTGTGATATCATTGCAATCCGTGCTTTTGCAGGTTTGGTCGATAAAGAAAAAGATTATCAGGAAACTGTAATTTCAGGATTTTTGAAATATGCTACAGTGCCAATCGTAAACATGGAAAGCGCTGTGCGTCACCCATTACAATCGCTTGCAGATGCGATTACGATGGAAGAATTCAAACCAAGACACAAAAACAAACAAAAAGTAGTGCTTTCTTGGGCGCCTCATCCAAAAGCTTTACCACAGGCAGTTGCCAATTCATTCGTAGAAATGATGCAAATGCAAAAAGATATGGATTTTGTAATCACGCACCCAGAAGGTTATGAACTAAGTCCAGAAATTACAAAAGGTTGTAAAATCGAATACGATCAGGATAAAGCTTTCGAAAATGCTGATTTCGTTTATGTTAAAAACTGGAGTAATTTCAACGATTACGGAAAAGTAACCAACAGCGATCCAAATTGGACTGTTACTGCCGAAAAAATGGCTTTAACCAACAACGGAAAATTTATGCACTGTCTCCCGGTTCGTCGTAACGTAATCGTAACAGATGAAGTTCTGGACGGAGAAAATTCAATCGTAATCGAACAGGCAAATAACAGAACGTATTCTGCACAATTAGTGCTGCAGAAGATTCTTAAAAAAATATAA
- a CDS encoding HD domain-containing protein has protein sequence MDVQSAYQKTIIFATIKHLENNQTITDSELPYVIHLSNVAMEILIASGQTDQFNLLFATQVALLHDTLEDTNTTFEELEREFGTEVAEGVSALTKNAALPKEEKMPDSLNRISKLRKEVWAIKLADRITNLQKPPKTWDDLKRRKYKEEAAVILEKLKGGNAYLENRLKAKIEEYEQYLD, from the coding sequence ATGGATGTACAGTCAGCGTATCAAAAAACAATCATTTTTGCCACTATCAAACATTTAGAAAACAATCAGACGATTACTGATTCTGAACTTCCTTATGTTATTCATCTAAGCAATGTTGCAATGGAAATTTTGATTGCATCAGGGCAAACGGATCAGTTTAATCTGCTTTTCGCAACACAGGTTGCTCTGCTGCATGATACTTTGGAAGATACTAATACTACTTTTGAAGAACTGGAACGCGAATTTGGAACTGAAGTTGCTGAAGGTGTTTCTGCCTTAACCAAAAATGCAGCTTTACCGAAAGAGGAAAAAATGCCGGACAGTTTAAACCGAATTTCAAAATTGAGAAAGGAAGTCTGGGCTATAAAACTGGCGGACAGAATAACGAATCTGCAAAAACCGCCAAAAACGTGGGACGATCTTAAAAGAAGAAAATATAAAGAGGAAGCCGCTGTTATTCTTGAAAAACTCAAAGGCGGCAATGCGTATTTGGAAAATCGTCTAAAAGCAAAAATCGAAGAATACGAACAATACCTCGATTAG